In a single window of the Botrytis cinerea B05.10 chromosome 12, complete sequence genome:
- the Bcspl2 gene encoding Bcspl2: MQFRNPLSLLTLLLTSTQAIQVTYDSGYDNAARSLSVVSCSNGPNGLETRFPQYKVQGDLPTFARIGGASTIAGWNSPNCGTCYTLTYQGVSINILAIDTAATGFNIAESAMNTLTNGRAVQLGNIDADWTLVTPEECGLPAEGGGSPCKA; this comes from the coding sequence ATGCAATTCCGCaatcccctctccctcctcaccCTTCTTCTCACCTCCACCCAAGCCATCCAAGTAACCTACGACTCCGGATACGACAACGCCGCTCGATCCCTCTCCGTCGTCTCCTGCTCCAACGGTCCCAACGGTCTCGAAACCCGATTCCCCCAATACAAAGTCCAAGGTGATCTCCCCACCTTCGCCCGCATCGGCGGCGCATCCACAATTGCCGGTTGGAACTCGCCCAACTGCGGTACTTGCTATACTTTAACGTACCAAGGCGtctcaatcaatatcttgGCCATCGATACCGCGGCTACCGGGTTTAATATCGCCGAGAGCGCGATGAATACTTTGACTAATGGAAGAGCCGTTCAGTTGGGGAATATTGATGCGGATTGGACTTTGGTGACCCCTGAGGAGTGTGGGTTGCCGGCTGAGGGCGGTGGATCACCGTGTAAGGCTTAG